In the Mauremys mutica isolate MM-2020 ecotype Southern chromosome 13, ASM2049712v1, whole genome shotgun sequence genome, one interval contains:
- the LOC123347416 gene encoding olfactory receptor 10A4-like — translation MEDTEWGNQTGVTEFILLGFGNLLELQILLFLLFLVIYILTMAGNILIFVLAVADQHLHTPMYFFLGNLSCLETCYTSTILPRLLASLLTGDRTISVGGCIVQLQCFACLVATECCLLAVMSYDRYLAICKPLHYSALMNNRFSLQLAAGSWLSGLTVSTNTACWMSQMIFCGPNEIDHFFCDYIALLKLSCSDTSKMVLVIFLLSFIMILLPFLLTLTSYVCIISTILRIPSTTGRQKAFSTCSSHLIMVTIFYGTLIIVYMLPDTTALRDLNKVLSVFYTVLTPLANPLIYSLRNKEVKEALRKALSKTMTSITNHQLCGRHLL, via the coding sequence ATGGAAGACACCGAATGGGGAAATCAAACAGGCgtcacagaattcatcctcctgggatttgggaATCTCCTCGAACTACAGATTCTTCTCTTCCTGCTATTCCTAGTGATCTACATTTTGACCATGGCTGGGAACATCCTAATTTTTGTGCTAGctgtggctgatcagcacctccacacccctatgtacttcttcctggggaacttgtcctgcttggagacctgctacacctccaccatcctgcccaggttgctggccagtctcctgactggagACAGAACCATTTCTGTTGGGGGCTGTATTGTACAATTGCAGTGCTTTGCTTGTCTGGTAGCTACAGAATGTTGTCTCCTAGCagtgatgtcttatgatcggtatttagccatATGCAAACCCCTGCATTATTCAGCCCTTATGAACAATCGGTTTTCCCTCCAGCTAGCAGCTGGGTCTTGGCTAAGTGGCTTGACAGTCAGTACCAACACAGCATGTTGGATGTCACAAATGATTTTCTGTGGGcccaatgaaattgaccatttcttttgtgattacATCGCATTGCTCAAATTGTCCTGCAGTGACACCAGCAAGATGGTTCTTGTGATCTTCCTTCTCTCCTTCATAATGATTCTTCTTCCATTTCTCTTAACGCTGACATCTTACGTGTGTATCATCagcaccatcctgagaatcccttccaccacGGGGAGGCAAAAGgctttttccacctgctcctctcacctcatcaTGGTCACAATTTTCTATGGGACCCTAATCATTGTGTACATGCTCCCAGACACCACTGCCCTGCGAGACCTGAACAAAGTGCTCTCTGTCTTCTACACCGTCCTGACTCCGTTGgccaaccccctcatctacagcttGAGAAACAAAGAGGTCAAGGAGGCCCTGAGAAAAGCTCTAAGTAAGACTATGACTTCTATAACCAATCACCAACTATGTGGTAGGCATTTATTGTAA
- the LOC123347417 gene encoding olfactory receptor 11A1-like — protein MENRDRGNQSVTELILLGFGNLSELQTLLFLVFLVIYIVTMAGNILIAALVVADQHLHTPMYFFLGNLSCLETCYSYTVLPKMLTSLPSGDRTISVSSCIIQFYFFSALVGTECFLLSMMSYDRYLAICKPLHYAALMNDRFCLQLTVGSWMSGFLAMIIVIILMSQLTFCGPTEINSFFCDFIPVIKLSCSDLHVLKVVAFICSSVFSVIPFILSLTSYICIIITILRIPSTTGKQKAFSTCSSHLIVVTIYYGTLIIAYMLTKTDTLRNLNKVFSVFYTVVTPLLNPLIYSLRNKEVKEALRKALCKCVAFARIMEM, from the coding sequence ATGGAAAACAGAGACAGAGGAAATCAATCAGTGACGGAACTCATCCTTCTGGGATTCGGGAATCTCTCTGAACTGCAGACCCTTCTCTTCCTGGtgtttctagtgatctacattgtgaccatggccgggaacatcctcatcgcagcactagttgtggctgatcagcaccttcatacccccatgtactttttccttGGGAACTTGTCTTGTTTAGAGACCTGCTACAGCTACACTGTCCTGCCTAAAATGCTGACCAGTCTCCCGtctggggacagaaccatttctgttAGCAGCTGCATCATACAATTTTATTTCTTTAGTGCTCTGGTGGGTACAGAATGTTTCCTCTTATCCATGATGTcatatgatcggtatttagcgatatgcAAACCACTGCATTATGCAGCCCTCATGAACGATAGGTTCTGCCTCCAGCTAACAGTTGGATCTTGGATGAGTGGGTTTCTGGCTATGATCATAGTAATAATATTGATGTCACAGTTAACTTTTTGTGGTCCCACAGAAATAAACAGTTTCTTTTGTGATTTCATCCCAGTAATAAAACTCTCCTGCAGTGATCTCCATGTGCTGAAGGTGGTCGCTTTCATATGCTCTTCAGTATTCTCAGTGATTCCGTTCATTTTATCTCTGACATCCTACATTTGCATCATCATCACTATCCTCAGAATCCCTTCCACCACTGGGAAGCAAAAGGCATTTTCCACCTGCTCTTCACACCTCATCGTTGTTACCATTTACTATGGGACACTAATCATTGCCTATATGTTAACAAAAACTGATACATTGAGAAACCTGAATAAAGTATTCTCTGTCTTCTACACTGTCGTTACACCTCTGCTCAACCCCCTTATCTACAGCCTGCGAAACAAAGAGGTCAAGGAGGCCctgagaaaagctctgtgtaaatgtGTGGCTTTTGCaagaatcatggaaatgtag